A stretch of the Actinomyces faecalis genome encodes the following:
- the pknB gene encoding Stk1 family PASTA domain-containing Ser/Thr kinase: MVTDPLIGRLVDSRYEIVDRVARGGMATVYVARDRRLDRRVALKVMHAHLADSPDFVARFRREARAAARLSNPGVVAVYDQGTLDGLAYLVMELVEGSNLRVRMGAGPLSVRQALELTAQVLRPLGAAHRAGLIHRDVKPENVLLPADGSVAKVADFGLARAVTEATQTTTGNILGTVAYLAPELITEGAASPRADVFAVGVILYELLTGVQPFTADSPIQVAYRAVHEDLPAPSDLVDGLSPKVDALAAAMTHREASQRLADADEALAAVREVLDALSPEELELRRGHGTSDDEESTEAGTRTVSLPIGSIGGSGATRTLQRDAVSTQSQDTAPVAGDRRLRRRAVLAGSALVLLAGGGAGAWYLGMGPGRRVTVPDLVGASEEEAQAALVEAELGWGSPTRDYSDTVPAGSVISLSPAPGRSVRVGTAVTAVVSRGVEQKEVPDVVGRPQDEAEKAVQDAGLSVGAVTEDFSDDVAAGSVISSSPAGGEMVNHSSAVAMVVSKGRRPATVPDVTGKNLEEATAALQEAGLALSGSTEAFSDDVAAGLVISSDPAAGAEGYFYGDGVSVVVSKGPEMVTVPEVVSKNETEARATLEAAGLVVSVSRILGGFFGTARSTDPAAGTSVPKGSTVTLYVV; this comes from the coding sequence GTGGTCACAGATCCCCTCATCGGTCGCCTGGTCGACTCTCGCTACGAGATCGTCGACCGCGTCGCGCGTGGCGGGATGGCCACCGTCTACGTCGCCCGTGACCGCAGGCTGGACCGCCGGGTCGCGCTGAAGGTGATGCACGCCCACCTGGCCGACTCCCCTGACTTCGTCGCCCGCTTCCGCCGGGAGGCTCGCGCTGCCGCCCGGCTGTCCAACCCCGGTGTCGTCGCCGTCTACGACCAGGGCACCCTCGACGGGCTGGCCTACCTGGTCATGGAGCTCGTCGAGGGCTCCAACCTGCGGGTGAGGATGGGCGCCGGGCCCCTCAGCGTCCGCCAGGCCCTGGAGCTGACCGCCCAGGTCCTCCGACCTCTGGGAGCCGCCCACCGCGCCGGGCTCATCCACCGTGACGTCAAGCCTGAGAACGTCCTGCTGCCCGCTGACGGGTCGGTGGCCAAGGTCGCCGACTTCGGGCTGGCACGTGCCGTGACCGAGGCGACCCAGACGACGACGGGAAACATCCTGGGCACCGTCGCCTACCTGGCACCTGAGCTCATCACCGAGGGCGCAGCCTCCCCGCGTGCTGACGTCTTCGCCGTCGGTGTCATCCTCTACGAGCTGCTGACCGGCGTCCAGCCCTTCACCGCCGACTCCCCGATCCAGGTCGCCTACCGCGCCGTCCACGAGGACCTGCCCGCTCCCTCTGACCTCGTCGACGGCCTGTCGCCCAAGGTCGACGCGCTGGCTGCGGCCATGACGCACCGCGAGGCCAGCCAGCGCCTGGCCGACGCCGACGAGGCCCTGGCCGCGGTGCGTGAGGTCCTTGACGCCCTGTCCCCTGAGGAGCTGGAGCTGCGTCGCGGACACGGCACCAGCGACGACGAGGAGAGCACGGAGGCCGGCACCCGGACCGTCTCCCTGCCGATCGGCTCGATCGGCGGCTCTGGGGCCACGCGTACGCTCCAGCGTGACGCCGTGTCCACCCAGTCACAGGACACCGCGCCTGTCGCGGGCGACCGTCGTCTGCGGCGCCGTGCCGTCCTGGCCGGCAGCGCGCTCGTGCTGCTCGCCGGAGGCGGTGCAGGTGCCTGGTACCTCGGGATGGGACCTGGACGACGGGTCACGGTCCCTGACCTGGTCGGTGCCAGCGAGGAGGAGGCCCAGGCCGCGCTCGTCGAGGCCGAGCTGGGCTGGGGCTCACCCACCCGCGACTACTCCGACACGGTCCCGGCCGGCAGCGTCATCTCCCTGTCCCCAGCCCCGGGCCGGTCGGTCCGCGTGGGCACCGCCGTGACCGCCGTCGTCTCCCGCGGTGTGGAGCAGAAGGAGGTTCCTGACGTCGTCGGCAGGCCCCAGGACGAGGCCGAGAAGGCCGTCCAGGACGCCGGGCTGAGCGTCGGCGCCGTCACTGAGGACTTCTCCGACGACGTCGCCGCCGGCAGCGTCATCTCCTCCAGCCCGGCTGGGGGCGAGATGGTCAACCACTCCTCCGCCGTCGCCATGGTGGTCTCCAAGGGACGACGCCCGGCCACCGTCCCGGACGTGACGGGAAAGAACCTGGAGGAGGCCACGGCCGCCCTCCAGGAGGCCGGGCTGGCCCTGTCCGGGTCGACGGAGGCCTTCTCCGACGACGTCGCCGCCGGGCTCGTCATCTCCTCCGACCCGGCTGCAGGTGCCGAGGGCTACTTCTACGGCGACGGCGTCAGCGTCGTCGTCTCCAAGGGACCGGAGATGGTGACCGTCCCGGAGGTCGTCTCCAAGAACGAGACCGAGGCCAGGGCGACGCTGGAGGCGGCGGGTCTCGTCGTCAGCGTCAGCCGGATCCTGGGTGGGTTCTTCGGCACTGCCAGGTCGACCGACCCGGCTGCGGGCACGAGCGTGCCCAAGGGCTCGACCGTCACCCTCTACGTGGTGTGA
- a CDS encoding polyprenyl synthetase family protein — MSDLSDTTRLVRAGVDTRLHEVLAQRRQRFEDLGEAGSELLDAAQVLLSGGKRVRAVLAGLGLALQAADDERADILSSGLVACVGAALELYQASALVHDDVIDSAMTRRGEPAAHRRLAEVHRSQGWLAGSQTFGVSAAILLGDLLLSAAGEEMGQALTRPGLSLLGTQAARQAFDQMTSEVAVGQYLDLRSEVVPLPLADEDPVETGSAMHRGALAVVRRKSARYSVMYPLLIGALLAGVDPVSPLAARLREFGEEVGIAFQLRDDQLGVLGDPEVTGKPVGDDLREGKRTVLLSLTWQRANEEGRDLLRTVLANPEASQACVAQACELVHRCGAAQAHEEEIASHLQAASRALAQVPADDLPAASRQALTEIAHALGARQA, encoded by the coding sequence ATGAGCGATCTGTCTGACACGACCCGCCTGGTCCGCGCCGGCGTCGACACCCGGCTGCACGAGGTCCTGGCACAGCGCCGTCAGCGCTTCGAGGACCTGGGCGAGGCCGGCTCAGAGCTGCTCGACGCCGCGCAGGTCCTCCTGTCCGGGGGCAAGCGCGTGCGTGCGGTCCTGGCCGGGCTCGGGCTGGCGCTACAGGCCGCTGACGACGAGCGCGCCGACATCCTCTCCTCCGGGCTGGTGGCCTGCGTCGGAGCCGCCCTGGAGCTCTACCAGGCCAGCGCCCTCGTGCACGACGACGTCATCGACTCCGCCATGACCCGCCGCGGCGAGCCCGCCGCGCACCGCCGTCTGGCTGAGGTCCACCGCTCCCAGGGCTGGCTCGCCGGCTCCCAGACCTTCGGCGTCTCCGCCGCGATCCTGCTCGGTGACCTGCTGCTGTCGGCCGCCGGGGAGGAGATGGGACAGGCCCTGACCCGCCCGGGCCTGAGCCTGCTCGGCACCCAGGCGGCGAGGCAGGCCTTCGACCAGATGACCAGCGAGGTCGCCGTCGGCCAGTACCTGGACCTGCGCAGCGAGGTGGTGCCGCTGCCGCTGGCCGACGAGGACCCTGTCGAGACAGGCAGTGCCATGCACCGAGGCGCGCTGGCGGTCGTGCGCCGCAAGTCCGCCCGCTACTCGGTCATGTACCCCCTGCTCATCGGCGCCCTCCTGGCCGGCGTGGACCCGGTCTCTCCCCTGGCGGCCCGGCTGCGAGAGTTCGGTGAGGAGGTCGGCATCGCCTTTCAGCTGCGCGACGACCAGCTGGGCGTGCTCGGGGACCCTGAGGTGACCGGCAAGCCCGTGGGCGACGACCTGCGCGAGGGCAAGCGCACGGTGCTGCTGTCCCTGACGTGGCAGCGTGCTAACGAGGAGGGACGGGACCTGCTGCGCACCGTCCTGGCCAACCCCGAGGCCTCCCAGGCCTGCGTGGCCCAGGCCTGTGAGCTCGTGCACCGGTGCGGGGCCGCGCAGGCGCACGAGGAGGAGATCGCCTCCCACCTCCAGGCGGCCTCACGCGCCCTCGCCCAGGTGCCCGCCGACGACCTGCCCGCTGCGAGCAGGCAGGCGCTGACCGAGATCGCCCACGCCCTGGGAGCCCGCCAGGCCTGA
- a CDS encoding RNA polymerase sigma factor, with translation MATSTATRHRDLGDDDLDTTEDHEDFDLDEDEDFDDEAEDPDEESEDCDDEEDLDEDKDPETEVDAEDPEDGPAPELRDYYLDVTLEEDGDGSKRRPFNNPASLKGVRLAPGATLYVRSRTTVEGLEVNGDGTLDNPITLAPYGHGPVPRFVVPDEEEPVVAREFLTHNGYIFRGWVIKGIKMSPSIAALTGELERMRREEAEKVAAKQSGKRRSSSKEKDGSYTVSDSDEADEPAQKVVTAGATADPVKDYLKQIGKVALLNAAEEVELAKRIEAGMYAEYLLGTEGNDLDAKYRRELHWISNDGQRAKNHLLEANLRLVVSLAKRYTGRGMLFLDLIQEGNLGLIRAVEKFDYTKGFKFSTYATWWIRQAITRAMADQARTIRIPVHMVEVINKLARVQRQMLQDLGREPTPEELAVELDMTPEKVIEVQKYGREPISLHTPLGEDGDSEFGDLIEDSEAVVPADAVSFTLLQEQLHAVLDTLSEREAGVVSMRFGLTDGQPKTLDEIGKVYGVTRERIRQIESKTMSKLRHPSRSQVLRDYLD, from the coding sequence GTGGCTACTTCCACAGCTACGCGTCACCGCGACCTTGGCGATGACGACCTCGACACCACCGAGGACCACGAGGACTTTGACCTCGATGAGGACGAGGACTTCGACGACGAGGCTGAGGACCCGGACGAGGAGTCCGAGGACTGCGACGACGAGGAGGACCTCGACGAGGACAAGGACCCCGAGACCGAGGTCGACGCCGAGGACCCGGAGGACGGCCCGGCCCCGGAGCTGCGTGACTACTACCTGGACGTGACGCTGGAGGAGGACGGTGACGGCTCCAAGCGTCGCCCCTTCAACAACCCGGCCTCCCTCAAGGGCGTGCGCCTGGCTCCCGGTGCCACGTTGTACGTGCGCTCGCGCACGACGGTCGAGGGCCTGGAGGTCAACGGAGACGGCACTCTGGACAACCCGATCACCCTGGCCCCTTACGGGCACGGCCCGGTGCCTCGCTTCGTCGTGCCCGACGAGGAGGAGCCCGTCGTCGCCCGTGAATTCCTGACCCACAACGGCTACATCTTCCGCGGATGGGTCATCAAGGGTATCAAGATGAGCCCCTCGATCGCCGCGCTGACCGGTGAGCTGGAGCGGATGCGTCGTGAGGAGGCGGAGAAGGTCGCGGCCAAGCAGTCGGGCAAGCGCAGGTCCTCCTCCAAGGAGAAGGACGGCTCCTACACCGTCTCCGACTCCGACGAGGCTGACGAGCCTGCGCAGAAGGTCGTCACCGCCGGTGCGACCGCGGACCCGGTCAAGGACTACCTCAAGCAGATCGGAAAGGTCGCGCTGCTCAACGCCGCAGAGGAGGTGGAGCTGGCCAAGCGCATCGAGGCTGGTATGTACGCCGAGTACCTGCTGGGCACCGAGGGCAACGACCTGGACGCGAAGTACCGCCGTGAGCTCCACTGGATCTCCAACGACGGCCAGCGCGCCAAGAACCACCTGCTGGAGGCCAACCTGCGCCTCGTGGTCTCCCTGGCCAAGCGCTACACCGGTCGCGGCATGCTCTTTCTTGACCTCATCCAGGAAGGAAACCTGGGCCTGATCCGTGCGGTGGAGAAGTTCGACTATACCAAGGGCTTCAAGTTCTCCACCTACGCCACCTGGTGGATCCGCCAGGCGATCACCCGCGCCATGGCGGACCAGGCCCGCACGATCCGTATCCCGGTCCACATGGTCGAGGTCATCAACAAGCTGGCACGTGTCCAGCGCCAGATGCTCCAGGACCTGGGCCGTGAGCCCACTCCGGAGGAGCTGGCCGTCGAGCTGGACATGACCCCGGAGAAGGTGATCGAGGTCCAGAAGTACGGTCGCGAGCCCATCTCCCTGCACACCCCGCTCGGTGAGGACGGCGACAGCGAGTTCGGTGACCTCATCGAGGACTCCGAGGCGGTCGTGCCTGCTGACGCGGTGAGCTTCACCCTCCTGCAGGAGCAGCTGCACGCGGTCCTGGACACCCTGTCCGAGCGTGAGGCCGGCGTGGTCTCAATGCGTTTCGGCCTGACTGACGGCCAGCCCAAGACCCTGGACGAGATCGGCAAGGTCTACGGGGTCACGCGTGAGCGGATCCGTCAGATCGAGTCCAAGACCATGTCCAAGCTGCGTCACCCCTCGCGCAGCCAGGTCCTGCGCGACTACCTGGACTGA
- a CDS encoding DUF7455 domain-containing protein, with protein sequence MSQTRTPSLTPTLMASEAEAAPTPSQTNERPLTTADRCDVCGAQAFIRVVLVSGELLFCGHHGHAHMSALEKQALFIQDETSQLVTGA encoded by the coding sequence ATGAGTCAGACACGTACCCCGAGCCTCACCCCGACGCTCATGGCCTCCGAGGCTGAGGCCGCCCCGACGCCCAGCCAGACCAACGAGCGGCCGCTGACCACCGCGGACCGGTGCGACGTGTGCGGGGCCCAGGCCTTTATCCGCGTCGTCCTGGTCAGCGGAGAGCTGCTCTTCTGCGGTCACCACGGCCACGCCCACATGAGCGCCCTGGAGAAGCAGGCCCTGTTCATCCAGGACGAGACGAGCCAGCTCGTCACCGGCGCCTGA
- a CDS encoding DNA gyrase/topoisomerase IV subunit B, which yields MADSSSSYSARHLSVLEGLEAVRKRPGMYIGSTDQRGLMHCVWEIIDNSVDEALEGYGDSICVTVHGDGSIEVRDNGRGVPVDVEPGSGLTGVELVYTKLHAGGKFGGGSYGAAGGLHGVGASVVNALSQRMDVEVDRGGRTYAMSFHRGVPGVFDDADPSSPQPDAPFTEYTEASELRVVGKVRRGVSGTRVRYWADPQIFPRPSEYDAAALRARLRQTSFLVPGLSLTLTDERSEEEAARADRSPSSGSSAPTDDPALRASARNATEAASDLFGSQAQAAEGSEVFLAEGGTRDFVDFLATDASVTDTFRLTGEGTYTETVQQLDAKSGHLRPVEVERTCSVDVALRWGIGYDTVERSFVNIIATPMGGTHLTGFEQAVTKVLRKQIDSNARALKVTSRDGRIEKDDILAGMTAVVTVRVPEPQFEGQTKEVLGTAPVRQIVARVVDKELTALLTSSKRDLKTQSRALQEKVVGEMRARISARMHKEITRRKTALETSTLPAKLADCRSDDVAASELFIVEGDSALGTAKNARNSEFQALLPIRGKILNVQKASQADMLRNAECSAIIQVVGAGSGRTFDLDSARYGKVILMTDADVDGAHIRTLLLTLFFRYMRPMIEAGRVYAAVPPLHRIEVSAQGRRKKEIIYTYSDDELVRTLRKLEKQGRSFKEPQRYKGLGEMDAHQLAETTMEPEHRTLRRITLGDEAELLEAENVFELLMGSSVEPRRDFIVEGAQDIDRERIDA from the coding sequence GTGGCCGACTCCTCCAGCTCCTACTCCGCCCGTCACCTCTCCGTCCTGGAGGGGCTTGAGGCGGTCCGTAAGCGTCCCGGCATGTACATCGGCTCAACCGACCAGCGCGGGCTCATGCACTGCGTGTGGGAGATCATCGACAACTCCGTCGACGAGGCGCTGGAGGGCTACGGGGACTCGATCTGCGTCACGGTCCACGGGGACGGCTCGATCGAGGTCCGTGACAACGGACGTGGCGTACCTGTCGACGTCGAGCCCGGGTCCGGACTGACCGGCGTGGAGCTGGTCTACACCAAGCTCCACGCGGGCGGGAAGTTCGGGGGCGGTTCCTACGGCGCCGCCGGCGGGCTGCACGGTGTGGGCGCGAGCGTGGTCAACGCGCTGAGCCAGCGCATGGACGTCGAGGTCGACCGTGGTGGCAGGACCTACGCGATGAGCTTCCATCGTGGCGTGCCGGGGGTCTTTGACGACGCTGATCCCTCTAGCCCGCAGCCTGACGCCCCCTTCACCGAGTACACCGAGGCCTCTGAGCTGCGCGTGGTCGGCAAGGTCAGACGGGGCGTGAGCGGCACCCGCGTGCGCTACTGGGCCGATCCTCAGATCTTCCCCCGGCCTTCCGAGTACGACGCCGCGGCGCTGCGCGCCCGCCTGCGCCAGACCAGCTTCCTGGTGCCAGGCCTGAGCCTGACGCTGACTGACGAGCGTAGCGAGGAGGAGGCAGCCAGGGCGGACAGGAGCCCGTCGTCAGGATCCTCGGCCCCTACCGATGATCCGGCGCTGCGCGCCAGCGCCAGGAACGCTACCGAGGCAGCCAGCGACCTGTTCGGCTCGCAGGCGCAGGCTGCTGAGGGCAGTGAGGTCTTCCTGGCCGAGGGCGGGACGAGGGACTTCGTCGACTTCCTGGCGACCGACGCCTCGGTGACGGACACCTTCCGCCTGACGGGCGAGGGCACCTACACCGAGACCGTCCAGCAGCTGGACGCCAAAAGCGGGCACCTGCGCCCGGTCGAGGTCGAGCGCACCTGCAGCGTCGACGTCGCCCTGCGCTGGGGCATCGGCTACGACACCGTGGAGCGCTCCTTCGTCAACATCATCGCCACCCCCATGGGTGGTACGCACCTGACCGGCTTCGAGCAGGCCGTGACCAAGGTGCTGCGCAAGCAGATCGACTCCAACGCGCGCGCTCTCAAGGTGACCTCACGTGACGGCAGGATCGAGAAGGACGACATCCTGGCCGGCATGACCGCTGTCGTCACCGTGCGCGTGCCTGAGCCCCAGTTCGAGGGTCAGACCAAGGAGGTGCTCGGCACCGCCCCGGTGCGTCAGATCGTGGCCAGGGTGGTGGACAAGGAGCTCACCGCGCTGCTGACCTCCTCCAAGCGTGACCTCAAGACCCAGTCACGAGCGCTGCAGGAGAAGGTCGTCGGCGAGATGCGTGCACGTATCAGTGCGCGCATGCACAAGGAGATCACCCGTCGCAAGACGGCCCTGGAGACCTCGACGCTTCCTGCCAAGCTGGCCGACTGCCGCAGCGACGACGTCGCTGCCTCCGAGCTGTTCATCGTCGAGGGGGACTCGGCGCTCGGTACCGCCAAGAACGCCCGGAACTCGGAGTTCCAGGCGCTGCTGCCCATCCGCGGCAAGATCCTCAACGTCCAGAAGGCGTCGCAGGCCGACATGCTGCGCAACGCCGAGTGCTCGGCCATCATCCAGGTGGTGGGCGCCGGATCCGGACGCACCTTCGACCTGGACTCCGCGCGCTACGGCAAGGTCATCCTCATGACTGACGCCGACGTCGACGGCGCCCACATCCGGACCCTCCTGCTCACGCTCTTCTTCCGCTACATGCGCCCGATGATCGAGGCCGGTCGCGTCTACGCCGCGGTACCGCCGTTGCACCGTATCGAGGTCTCGGCCCAGGGGCGGCGTAAGAAGGAGATCATCTACACCTACTCCGACGACGAGCTGGTCCGCACGCTGCGCAAGCTGGAGAAGCAGGGGCGGAGCTTCAAGGAGCCGCAGCGCTACAAGGGTCTGGGGGAGATGGACGCCCACCAGCTGGCCGAGACGACGATGGAGCCTGAGCACCGGACCCTGCGCCGGATCACCCTGGGGGACGAGGCCGAGCTCCTGGAGGCGGAGAACGTCTTTGAGCTGCTCATGGGCTCCTCGGTGGAGCCGCGTCGTGACTTTATCGTCGAGGGCGCGCAGGACATCGACCGCGAGCGGATCGATGCCTGA
- a CDS encoding GNAT family N-acetyltransferase → MVPVYGASRRTGLGPWSMLRPGPRSCLPPLLTWLPLGPGDNAELAGLVARAEEEDNPPYRTTAQETSEYFLDPTYSGVAGRDEQGVMRAFGLVRIRPAHEIYASMTGVVDPQWRSQGIGGALLHWQAERARHLIGAERAGADPGSLTAVPAHVVTTVLEDDERMKDHLRTLGFTARRWYREMRRSLDIEIPEVDLDGFLTIEPWSEELDEAAHRAHNQAYAEGFGASAVSLEEWRAGRAYFAPDWSFIAVDRSGDRARVAGYLRSGRYEQDWQALGWREGYTDMLGVLADYRSRGVAPALLTAAMRAYQRDGMQYAATGVDSDDPTGAVDLYRELGYGPTRGTILYGLDV, encoded by the coding sequence ATGGTTCCTGTCTACGGCGCGTCGCGACGTACAGGACTCGGTCCCTGGTCGATGCTGCGGCCAGGGCCGCGCTCCTGCCTGCCCCCGCTCCTGACGTGGTTGCCGCTCGGTCCTGGTGACAACGCCGAGCTGGCTGGTCTTGTCGCGCGTGCCGAGGAGGAGGACAACCCTCCTTATCGGACGACGGCGCAGGAGACGAGTGAGTACTTCCTCGACCCGACCTACTCCGGCGTCGCTGGCCGCGACGAGCAGGGGGTGATGAGGGCCTTCGGACTCGTACGCATCCGGCCGGCGCACGAGATCTACGCGTCGATGACCGGTGTCGTGGATCCGCAGTGGCGGAGCCAGGGGATCGGGGGCGCGTTGCTGCACTGGCAGGCGGAGCGGGCACGCCACCTCATCGGCGCGGAGCGGGCAGGCGCCGATCCTGGCAGCCTGACAGCGGTACCGGCTCACGTCGTGACCACGGTGCTGGAGGATGACGAGCGGATGAAGGACCACCTGCGCACTCTCGGCTTCACGGCGCGTCGGTGGTACCGCGAGATGCGGCGTTCCCTGGACATCGAGATCCCTGAGGTGGATCTTGACGGGTTCCTCACGATTGAGCCCTGGAGCGAGGAGCTGGACGAGGCGGCGCACCGCGCTCACAACCAGGCTTACGCTGAGGGCTTTGGGGCCTCGGCAGTGAGCCTGGAGGAGTGGCGTGCAGGCAGGGCGTACTTCGCGCCGGACTGGAGCTTCATCGCCGTCGACCGCTCAGGAGACCGCGCCAGAGTGGCCGGCTACCTGCGTTCAGGACGGTATGAGCAGGACTGGCAGGCGCTGGGCTGGCGCGAGGGGTACACGGACATGCTGGGCGTCCTGGCGGACTACCGCAGCAGAGGTGTGGCTCCTGCGCTGCTGACGGCTGCCATGCGGGCCTATCAGCGTGACGGCATGCAGTACGCGGCGACGGGCGTGGACTCCGACGACCCGACCGGAGCGGTCGATCTGTACCGCGAGCTAGGTTACGGCCCGACACGGGGCACGATCCTCTACGGGCTGGATGTCTAG
- a CDS encoding HNH endonuclease signature motif containing protein: protein MFEPVRTSGCPPRSMQVDTLSALTGERSGRCPDRDDLLDALTLLPPGADLARLIERLVAPGTHLHRPPVPRGEIQAQDEAGTHSLSGLLPLAVLAPGEVSAMTEDLASLGLEALIELVAACARLTAWASFTQALTCAALARHPDLARPPVAPDGRQGPLPPQDEVQRNTASEIACRLGISRARATTLLTTGQDLAAAHMAPTAALARTGLLDHAKTSILVRRLADVDEETAAQVQQHVLPRAPHRTHSQLVHDIDAALTALDPEGINLRRRRSTAARHVTRPRPKGEGVHEMRMLLPSPDAFLIDATLDAVAGAARATGDGRTLSQLRADTLVAMSLRTLSTALHQACAAADTTCSTSTVDGADIAGSTDPTGRAPEPGRLLPDGVPLEPLLACLSQLVGSTSPWWTPSGSPPVSLPPGLQVHVDVTVPIDHLLVAAFTSVHDVSPDTVSTASPGTVDDAHAGAEATALLSSSIAAGGRSTPVPAVLAATLAAGGTWRRLLTDPATGTVVDVGRTRYRPPAALAQAVRSRDLTCTHPGCQVPAHRCDIDHIQPWSEGGTTSLDNLTLLCEAHHRLKHTPGWSLTRADDGALEWHTPSRTRYRRTPDGTITMLPRRVGPRQLWVPASPLPHDLCQAVTDAVVEQLARGLRQAQRRTSRSKADMHSSSVRPSDSLTTSTRPVPTARTTRPTPPRQPRLESRGPRPGEKAGAWQTTPVPPELHALGLAPLLDKVIPF, encoded by the coding sequence ATGTTCGAACCGGTACGTACCTCAGGGTGTCCACCTCGCTCCATGCAGGTGGACACCCTGAGCGCGCTCACCGGTGAGCGCAGCGGCCGGTGCCCTGACCGGGACGATCTTCTCGACGCGCTCACGCTTCTCCCTCCGGGCGCCGACCTAGCCAGGCTCATCGAACGACTGGTGGCACCCGGCACCCATCTCCACAGGCCTCCCGTGCCACGCGGCGAGATCCAGGCACAGGACGAGGCCGGCACGCACAGCCTGTCAGGTCTGCTGCCCCTCGCTGTCCTGGCACCCGGGGAGGTATCGGCCATGACTGAGGACCTGGCCTCCCTGGGTCTGGAGGCCCTGATCGAGCTGGTGGCCGCCTGCGCCAGGCTCACAGCCTGGGCCTCCTTCACCCAGGCGCTGACCTGCGCAGCGCTCGCTCGTCACCCAGATCTTGCCCGGCCACCTGTCGCTCCTGACGGCAGGCAGGGACCCCTGCCGCCCCAGGACGAGGTCCAGCGCAACACTGCCAGCGAGATCGCCTGCCGACTCGGTATCTCCCGCGCCCGGGCCACCACCCTGCTCACCACCGGCCAGGACCTCGCTGCTGCGCACATGGCTCCCACCGCCGCGCTGGCACGCACCGGTCTCCTCGACCATGCCAAGACCAGCATCCTGGTCCGCCGGCTCGCCGACGTCGACGAGGAGACCGCCGCCCAGGTCCAGCAGCACGTGCTGCCACGGGCACCCCACCGCACCCACTCCCAGCTCGTACACGACATCGACGCCGCTCTCACAGCGCTGGACCCGGAGGGCATCAACCTACGCAGGCGACGCAGTACCGCCGCGCGACACGTCACTCGGCCTCGGCCGAAGGGCGAAGGCGTCCACGAGATGCGCATGCTGCTACCGAGCCCTGACGCCTTCCTTATTGACGCCACGCTCGACGCCGTCGCAGGCGCCGCACGAGCCACGGGTGACGGACGCACACTGTCCCAGCTACGTGCGGACACGCTTGTCGCGATGAGCCTGCGTACCCTGTCAACCGCCCTGCACCAGGCCTGCGCCGCCGCAGACACCACTTGCAGCACGAGCACCGTGGACGGCGCCGACATCGCTGGCAGCACTGACCCGACAGGCCGTGCTCCGGAGCCTGGGCGCCTTCTGCCTGACGGCGTGCCGCTCGAGCCTCTCCTGGCTTGCCTGAGCCAGCTGGTCGGTTCAACCAGCCCGTGGTGGACGCCCTCAGGAAGCCCTCCGGTCAGTCTCCCTCCCGGGCTCCAGGTCCACGTTGACGTGACGGTACCTATCGACCACCTCCTCGTGGCGGCTTTCACCTCAGTCCATGACGTCAGCCCTGACACGGTCAGCACCGCCAGCCCTGGTACGGTCGACGACGCCCACGCCGGCGCCGAGGCCACCGCCCTGCTGAGCTCCTCGATAGCCGCCGGTGGACGTAGCACACCTGTGCCGGCAGTCCTCGCAGCCACCCTGGCAGCCGGGGGCACCTGGAGGCGTCTCCTCACCGACCCGGCCACCGGCACCGTCGTGGACGTCGGTCGTACCCGCTACCGTCCTCCCGCGGCACTGGCACAGGCCGTACGCAGCCGGGACCTCACCTGTACCCACCCCGGCTGCCAGGTTCCGGCTCACCGATGCGACATCGACCATATCCAGCCGTGGAGCGAGGGTGGGACCACCAGTCTCGACAACCTCACGCTTCTGTGCGAGGCCCACCACCGCCTCAAGCACACACCCGGCTGGTCCCTCACCCGGGCGGACGACGGCGCGCTGGAGTGGCACACACCCAGTCGAACCCGCTACCGGCGTACCCCCGACGGCACGATCACGATGCTCCCTCGCCGCGTCGGGCCTAGGCAGCTCTGGGTCCCGGCTTCGCCGCTGCCACACGACCTGTGTCAGGCGGTCACAGACGCTGTCGTCGAGCAGCTGGCGCGTGGGCTGCGTCAAGCACAGCGCCGCACCAGCCGCAGCAAGGCCGACATGCACAGCAGCAGTGTCCGCCCCAGCGACAGCCTGACCACCAGCACCAGGCCCGTACCGACCGCACGAACCACACGTCCTACGCCGCCTCGCCAACCACGTCTGGAGAGTCGAGGTCCTCGCCCAGGTGAGAAGGCCGGCGCCTGGCAGACCACACCCGTCCCGCCCGAGCTCCACGCGCTCGGCCTGGCTCCGCTCCTGGATAAGGTGATCCCCTTCTAG